Proteins co-encoded in one Leptospira hartskeerlii genomic window:
- the mrdA gene encoding penicillin-binding protein 2, whose product MLGGGGSSSATEFRLERSFRLRLYMFSGLVAFALIAFVIQLFNLQIVQGTDNSLKAEKFVRKSETIPAARGEMFDRNFLTPETSMALVSNYSSLDAVLNTSILKYDPVKVKNFLQEFARTLSIPMSYYEEDLLEPKFSKKIKTKKPFVLLEAISKAQQERISVFDNISKYVILVPSPRRIYKMGPALAHVTGYIGKPSKTDLLTREIKSYQWLGKDGLELQYDSRLRGTDGFRIQKRSSEGNIEEERVVEHSTPGNNLVLTIDKDIQLAAYKALKGARGTAIAMRPSTGEILAMASNPSYDPNVLSGKSRSERTAHYKRVDANGGFLNLAIQSKFPPASTYKTLVALAALESGHKVDYTPETSYQCNGSYTLKSTFAGVPDQVFYCWEKGGHGTNDLAHALQKSCSVYFYNLGYKLGSDPILTYSRLFLLDQKSKVDLPGEIAGQVPSPAWKKRIYGTRWFDGDTINLSIGQGFMSVTPLAMTLFYAGLLNRGQIYQPYIVNEIRDPLDNSIINRTDPQRLSDIPIQSSTVEAIKTGLRLVVKNGTAAFVLNKPGLPDIAGKTGTAQTRRRGSSGSNHAWFIGYAPANAPVSEQVLVAVFVEYGVGGAAGAAPVAREMFRAAFPPGSFKRTAEIPEAVPAASENVQ is encoded by the coding sequence ATGTTGGGGGGAGGAGGATCTTCTTCAGCCACAGAGTTTAGACTGGAGCGCAGTTTCAGGCTAAGACTTTACATGTTCTCCGGACTTGTTGCGTTTGCATTAATCGCATTCGTAATTCAGCTATTCAATCTTCAGATCGTACAAGGAACGGATAACTCTTTAAAAGCGGAGAAGTTCGTTCGAAAAAGCGAAACGATCCCTGCCGCTAGGGGAGAAATGTTCGATAGAAACTTTCTCACTCCTGAAACATCTATGGCACTTGTTTCCAATTATTCCAGTTTGGATGCGGTTCTAAACACTTCCATACTCAAATACGATCCGGTTAAGGTTAAAAATTTTCTACAAGAATTCGCAAGAACTCTTTCTATCCCGATGTCTTATTATGAAGAGGATCTGCTTGAGCCTAAATTTTCCAAAAAGATCAAAACTAAAAAACCATTCGTACTTTTAGAAGCGATCTCTAAGGCTCAGCAGGAGCGTATATCAGTTTTTGATAATATATCTAAATATGTGATCTTGGTTCCTTCTCCCAGAAGGATCTATAAGATGGGTCCCGCACTTGCTCACGTTACGGGATATATAGGTAAGCCAAGTAAAACGGATCTTCTTACCCGTGAGATCAAGTCTTATCAATGGCTCGGAAAAGATGGGTTGGAGCTCCAATACGATTCAAGACTTCGAGGAACTGACGGATTCAGGATCCAAAAACGAAGTTCCGAAGGAAATATTGAAGAAGAAAGAGTAGTGGAACATTCTACTCCAGGTAACAACCTCGTTCTTACAATAGACAAGGATATTCAACTTGCTGCATATAAGGCGCTAAAAGGAGCCAGAGGAACTGCGATCGCGATGCGTCCTTCTACCGGAGAGATTTTGGCAATGGCTTCTAATCCGAGCTATGATCCCAATGTTCTTTCCGGAAAAAGTAGATCTGAAAGAACTGCGCATTATAAGAGAGTCGATGCAAACGGCGGATTTTTAAATCTTGCGATCCAATCTAAATTCCCTCCTGCTTCTACCTATAAAACGTTAGTTGCACTTGCCGCATTAGAAAGCGGGCATAAGGTGGATTATACTCCTGAAACCAGCTACCAATGTAATGGTAGTTATACTTTAAAATCCACATTCGCTGGAGTTCCTGACCAAGTGTTTTATTGTTGGGAGAAGGGAGGGCATGGCACGAATGATTTGGCCCATGCTCTTCAAAAGTCATGTTCCGTTTATTTTTATAACCTAGGATATAAACTCGGTTCAGATCCTATCTTGACTTATTCTCGTTTATTCTTGCTGGATCAAAAATCCAAAGTGGATCTTCCTGGAGAAATTGCAGGTCAGGTCCCTTCTCCTGCTTGGAAGAAAAGAATTTATGGAACCAGATGGTTTGATGGAGATACGATCAACCTTTCTATCGGACAAGGATTCATGTCCGTCACTCCTCTTGCCATGACTTTGTTCTATGCGGGACTATTGAACAGAGGCCAGATCTACCAACCTTATATAGTGAACGAGATCAGAGATCCTTTAGACAACTCCATTATCAATCGAACAGATCCACAAAGGCTGAGCGATATTCCGATCCAATCCTCTACAGTAGAAGCGATTAAAACTGGACTTAGATTGGTAGTGAAGAATGGAACTGCTGCATTCGTATTAAATAAACCTGGGCTTCCAGATATCGCGGGAAAAACGGGAACCGCCCAAACAAGAAGAAGGGGATCTTCCGGATCCAACCACGCTTGGTTCATAGGATATGCACCCGCAAATGCACCTGTCAGCGAACAAGTGTTAGTCGCTGTGTTCGTAGAATACGGAGTGGGTGGAGCGGCGGGAGCGGCACCTG